The Elusimicrobiota bacterium DNA segment CCGCCTCGACGATCTCGCGCCTGACCGACATGGGCCTGCCGGCCTTCATGGTGGCCACGACGATCAAGGCCGTCCTCGCCCAGCGTCTCTCGCGCCGGCTGTGCTCGTGCAAGGTCCCTCACGACCCGACGCCCGACGAGATCCAGATCTTCAAGGAGAACAAGGTCGAGCTGCCCGCGGGGATCAAGCTCATGGGCCCGGCCAAGGGAGGCTGCGAGAACTGCAAGACGCTCGGCTACAAGGGCCGCGTCGGCATGCACGAGATCCTGATCATGTCCGACACTTTGCGCGCCTACTGCCTCAAGGACGTCGCCGCCGACAACGTCCGCAGGGAGGCGATGAAGGAAGGGATGCGCCTGATCGTGCAGGACGGCCTCGAGAAGGTCAAGCTGGGCCTGACGACCTGCCGCGAAGTCATCGGAGGCACGGAGTAAGCCATGGCACAGACCAACGCGAACGCGTCCGGCCCGGACATGAACGTCGACCTGGCGCTCGAGCTGTTCTCGATCGCCGGCTCGCTGAACTCGACGACGGACCTCGATTTCCTCCTCCAGAAGATCGGCGCGGCGGCCGAGCAGCTCCTCGACTCGGAGGCGAGCGCCATCATGCTCGTCACCGACGACAAGAAGCACCTCTTCTTCCGCGTCGCCTCGGGCGAGAAGGCCAAGGCGCTGCGGACGATGACCTTGCCGATCGGCCAGGGCATCGCCGGCTGGGTCGCCCAGGAGCGCCAGCCCCAGGTCGTCAACGACACCCGCAGCGACCCGCGCTTCGCCGGGAAGTTCGACAAGGCGTCCGGCTTCGTCACCCGCTCCCTGCTGTGCGTGCCGATGCTGTTCCGCGGCGAGCTCGTCGGCGTCGTCGAGGTCCTCAACAAGCGCGAGGGCGGCTACGGCGAGGGCCACATCGGCCTGCTGTCGAGCCTCGCGAACCTCGCCTCCGTGGCGATCGTCAACGCGAAGATCATGGGCGAGCAGAAGAACTTCTTCTCGCACGTGCTGGAGCTGCTGACCGCCTCGATCGAGACTTCTCGGCCCGGACTCGAGGACTACCCGGTGCGCGCGGCGAAGCTCGCCTGCTCCATCGGCCGCGCCCTCGAGGTCGACGAGTACGAGTACCGCATGCTCTACTACGCCGGCGTCCTGCACAAGATCGGCTACGTCGCGTTCAAGAGCCCCCGCCTGCTCGCCGACCTCGGCGTGACCAGCGCCTCCGACGAGATGCTGCCCGCCTTCTCGGCGCGCATGCTCGAGGGGATCAAGATGCTCGACGGCGCGGTCCCCATGATCCGGCACCATAAGGAGAACT contains these protein-coding regions:
- a CDS encoding GAF domain-containing protein — translated: MAQTNANASGPDMNVDLALELFSIAGSLNSTTDLDFLLQKIGAAAEQLLDSEASAIMLVTDDKKHLFFRVASGEKAKALRTMTLPIGQGIAGWVAQERQPQVVNDTRSDPRFAGKFDKASGFVTRSLLCVPMLFRGELVGVVEVLNKREGGYGEGHIGLLSSLANLASVAIVNAKIMGEQKNFFSHVLELLTASIETSRPGLEDYPVRAAKLACSIGRALEVDEYEYRMLYYAGVLHKIGYVAFKSPRLLADLGVTSASDEMLPAFSARMLEGIKMLDGAVPMIRHHKENFDGTGYPGKLVGDAIPLGARILALVVKMEELRAAGLRDGALGAQAMKEARAGSGSRFDPRVVDAFAAVLESQGGTW